In one Streptomyces sp. NBC_01288 genomic region, the following are encoded:
- a CDS encoding NADP-dependent oxidoreductase: MKAIVVTDQAAGPAGMTLVERPEPQAAINDVVVRIHASGFVPTEMEWPSTWTDRAGRDRAPSIPGHELAGVVASLGYGTTGLSVGQRVFGLADWHRDGTLAEYVAIEARNLAPLPGDVDFTVGASLPISGLTAWQGLFQHGRLQAGQTVLAHGAAGAVGTMVTQLAREAGAYVIGTGRAADREKALDFGAHEFVDLENDALEDVGGVDLVFDVIGGDIQKRSADLVKAGGTLVSVVGPVEARPAAGLAVDFVVEADRAELGEIVRRVRDGRLRTNIDDVSPLDDAVTALNPTERRKGKTIIRVRP, encoded by the coding sequence ATGAAAGCGATCGTGGTGACGGACCAGGCCGCGGGACCGGCCGGGATGACTCTGGTGGAGCGGCCCGAGCCGCAGGCGGCGATCAACGATGTCGTCGTTCGGATCCACGCGTCGGGATTCGTCCCGACCGAGATGGAGTGGCCGTCGACCTGGACCGATCGGGCCGGCCGTGACAGGGCACCGTCGATCCCCGGCCACGAACTGGCCGGAGTGGTCGCCTCCCTCGGCTACGGCACGACGGGGCTGTCGGTCGGCCAGCGGGTGTTCGGCCTCGCCGACTGGCACCGTGACGGCACGCTGGCGGAGTATGTGGCGATCGAAGCACGCAACCTCGCACCGCTTCCCGGCGACGTCGACTTCACGGTGGGCGCGTCCCTGCCGATCTCAGGTCTGACCGCGTGGCAGGGCCTGTTCCAGCACGGCCGCCTTCAGGCCGGCCAGACCGTCCTCGCCCATGGCGCGGCCGGGGCGGTCGGGACGATGGTGACCCAGCTGGCACGTGAGGCCGGCGCCTACGTCATCGGCACCGGACGCGCCGCGGACCGTGAGAAGGCACTCGACTTCGGCGCGCATGAGTTCGTCGACCTGGAGAACGACGCGCTGGAAGACGTCGGCGGCGTCGATCTGGTCTTCGATGTCATCGGCGGTGACATTCAGAAGCGGTCCGCCGACCTGGTCAAGGCCGGAGGAACGCTGGTGTCCGTCGTCGGCCCGGTCGAGGCACGGCCCGCTGCCGGCCTGGCGGTGGACTTCGTCGTCGAGGCCGATCGTGCCGAACTGGGTGAGATCGTGCGGCGGGTTCGGGACGGACGGCTGCGGACGAACATCGACGACGTCTCGCCCCTCGACGATGCCGTCACCGCTCTCAATCCGACCGAGCGACGCAAGGGAAAGACGATCATCCGCGTTCGTCCGTGA
- a CDS encoding AraC family transcriptional regulator, with the protein MLERLNQALDHLEAHLDQEVDVAGAARIAAVSEYHFRRMFSALAGMPLPVYVRRRRMTLAAAEVVAGERTLLDVAVRYGYGSGEAFARAFRSVHGIGPGEARRTGALLTAQPRMSFRVVVEGSTTMRYRIVQKEAFRIVGRKARVSLVHEGVNPAAAAHVENLDERAIVRMKGLAGREPEGILSAAVYLTDSREEGAEADYWIGVATGPETAVEELDALDVPAGTWAVFDNDGPYPSALQELWRDVFTQWFPSNPYTSRPGPELLRTHLVEIGEETHSQLWIPIERNSGNAAV; encoded by the coding sequence GTGCTGGAGCGGCTGAACCAGGCGCTGGACCACCTGGAGGCCCACCTCGACCAGGAGGTCGACGTGGCCGGGGCGGCCCGGATCGCCGCGGTGTCGGAGTACCACTTCCGGCGGATGTTCTCCGCCCTCGCCGGGATGCCGCTCCCGGTCTACGTGCGGCGCCGCCGGATGACGCTCGCCGCGGCCGAGGTGGTGGCCGGGGAACGCACGCTGCTCGATGTCGCGGTGCGCTACGGCTACGGCTCGGGCGAGGCCTTCGCCCGGGCGTTCCGGTCGGTGCACGGCATCGGCCCGGGCGAGGCACGGCGCACGGGCGCCCTGCTCACGGCACAGCCCCGCATGTCCTTCCGCGTCGTCGTCGAAGGCAGTACGACCATGCGGTACCGGATCGTGCAGAAGGAGGCGTTCCGGATCGTCGGCAGGAAGGCCCGCGTCTCGCTGGTGCACGAGGGCGTCAACCCGGCCGCCGCGGCACACGTGGAGAACCTGGACGAGCGGGCGATCGTACGGATGAAGGGGCTGGCCGGCCGGGAACCGGAGGGAATCCTGTCGGCAGCGGTATACCTGACCGACAGCCGGGAGGAGGGCGCCGAGGCGGACTACTGGATCGGCGTGGCCACCGGCCCGGAGACGGCCGTCGAGGAACTCGACGCCCTCGACGTGCCGGCCGGGACCTGGGCGGTCTTCGACAACGACGGGCCCTATCCGAGCGCGCTCCAGGAACTGTGGCGCGACGTGTTCACCCAGTGGTTCCCCTCGAACCCGTACACGAGCCGGCCGGGTCCGGAACTCCTGCGGACGCACCTGGTGGAGATCGGCGAGGAGACCCACTCCCAGTTGTGGATTCCGATCGAGCGGAACAGCGGAAACGCCGCCGTGTGA
- a CDS encoding TetR/AcrR family transcriptional regulator yields the protein MTSIEERPAETADTLPERVRTAIRAAAVSQRELAHRIGMDPTALSKALRGNRRLRDEEIAALAKACGVSTAYLVEGVGPEPVLPPDTGRDRAQPVTGQERREQILEAATVLIARRGYHNVRVSDIARYCGTSTATVHYHFPSKEATLHAALEYYAQRFRTRLDEEFDRATSARDKLRRLIEVQLPLTAGDIDEWSVWIQFWNQAMLEPGLRSAQRRIYSGWYRVVVDVLHECRSEGLAPEADIEALADRFTAMVDGLAIQILANSTEMRPDRMRSLLLRAFEPHLDLT from the coding sequence ATGACCAGCATCGAAGAGCGACCGGCCGAGACCGCCGACACTCTGCCGGAACGCGTCCGGACGGCGATCCGTGCCGCCGCCGTCTCGCAGCGCGAACTCGCCCACCGGATCGGCATGGACCCGACCGCCCTGTCCAAGGCACTGCGCGGAAACCGGCGGCTGCGCGACGAGGAGATCGCCGCCCTCGCGAAGGCCTGCGGGGTGTCCACGGCGTATCTCGTCGAGGGCGTCGGTCCGGAGCCCGTGCTCCCGCCCGACACCGGACGGGACCGGGCGCAGCCGGTGACGGGACAGGAACGCCGGGAGCAGATCCTGGAGGCCGCGACCGTCCTCATCGCCCGCCGCGGCTACCACAACGTGCGGGTCTCGGACATCGCCCGCTACTGCGGGACCAGCACGGCGACGGTGCACTACCACTTCCCCAGCAAGGAAGCCACGCTGCACGCGGCGCTGGAGTACTACGCCCAGCGGTTCCGCACCCGGCTCGACGAGGAGTTCGACCGGGCGACGTCCGCCCGTGACAAACTGCGCCGCCTGATTGAGGTGCAACTCCCGCTCACCGCCGGGGACATCGACGAATGGTCGGTGTGGATCCAGTTCTGGAACCAGGCGATGCTCGAACCCGGCCTGCGGTCCGCGCAGCGGCGGATCTACTCGGGCTGGTACCGGGTCGTGGTGGACGTGCTGCACGAGTGCCGGTCCGAAGGCCTCGCACCGGAGGCGGACATCGAGGCCCTCGCCGACCGGTTCACCGCGATGGTCGACGGCCTGGCGATCCAGATCCTCGCCAACTCGACCGAGATGCGGCCGGACCGCATGCGCTCGCTCCTGCTGCGGGCCTTCGAACCCCACCTCGACCTGACCTGA
- a CDS encoding serine hydrolase domain-containing protein, producing the protein MTDVKGLCEPRFAAVEEALAASLGKDDVGASVAVHLDGEPVVDLWGGYADADRSVDWERDTLTGVNSTSKNMTALCALVLADQGLLDLSAPVAAYWPEFAAAGKERLLVRHVLSHTAGLPDLTGPTAVEDLYDWQSVTAGLATQAPEWEPGTAAGYHALTFGFLIGEIVRRVTGRSLGDFFAEEVAGPLGADFHIGLSAADDHRVAPLIPPPSQTDEFTAGAPLGPDGTRREHTGAAVRVRDANSVAWRRAQIPAVNGFGNARSVALVQSVLANRGSAGGVRLLSPRGCEPAWQEVFRGEDRVLRTPMSWTVGFGKFGNTFGWGGWGGSLVVSDPDARMTVAYVMNQMIDREEQEDNRGMEIVMAAYSGLR; encoded by the coding sequence ATGACTGATGTTAAAGGGCTGTGCGAGCCGCGGTTCGCCGCGGTCGAGGAGGCCCTCGCGGCTTCGCTCGGCAAGGACGACGTGGGTGCCTCGGTCGCCGTCCACCTCGACGGCGAGCCGGTGGTCGACCTCTGGGGCGGGTACGCCGACGCGGACCGTAGCGTCGACTGGGAGCGGGACACCCTCACGGGCGTGAACTCGACGAGCAAGAACATGACCGCCCTGTGCGCGCTCGTCCTGGCCGACCAGGGCCTGCTCGATCTGTCCGCGCCGGTCGCCGCCTACTGGCCCGAGTTCGCCGCGGCGGGCAAGGAGCGCCTGCTGGTACGCCATGTGCTGTCCCATACCGCGGGGCTGCCGGACCTGACCGGGCCGACGGCGGTCGAGGACCTCTACGACTGGCAGAGCGTGACGGCGGGGCTGGCCACGCAGGCCCCCGAATGGGAACCGGGCACAGCCGCCGGGTACCACGCGCTCACCTTCGGGTTCCTGATCGGTGAGATCGTCCGCCGCGTCACCGGCCGTAGCCTCGGCGACTTTTTCGCCGAGGAGGTGGCCGGACCGCTGGGCGCCGACTTCCACATCGGGCTCTCCGCCGCCGACGACCACCGCGTCGCACCGCTCATCCCGCCACCGTCACAGACCGACGAGTTCACCGCCGGCGCACCGCTCGGACCGGACGGCACACGCCGGGAGCACACCGGTGCCGCGGTCCGGGTCAGGGATGCCAACTCCGTTGCCTGGCGCCGTGCGCAGATCCCCGCGGTGAACGGCTTCGGCAACGCCCGGTCCGTCGCCCTCGTCCAGTCGGTCCTGGCGAACCGGGGTTCGGCCGGTGGCGTGCGGCTGCTGTCTCCCCGGGGCTGCGAGCCCGCGTGGCAGGAGGTGTTCCGCGGCGAGGACCGGGTGCTGCGGACGCCGATGTCCTGGACCGTGGGCTTCGGGAAGTTCGGCAACACCTTCGGCTGGGGCGGATGGGGCGGTTCGCTGGTCGTGAGCGACCCCGACGCACGGATGACGGTGGCCTACGTGATGAACCAGATGATCGACCGGGAGGAGCAGGAGGACAACCGCGGCATGGAGATCGTCATGGCCGCCTACAGCGGACTGCGGTGA
- a CDS encoding flavin monoamine oxidase family protein, which yields MTTPDTSAVDTDVVVVGAGYAGLTTAWRLAEAGVDVVVLEAADRVGGRVFSQMTPSGVRVDHGGQWIGPSQRRFHALAARFGCRTFPTWEAGRHTEIRADGTRVDYAGGAPDTGPGIDEYDRVTALLDDLARTVDLELPWSTPRFAEFDALSAEDFFRAQTDDEDALARLALAIQGVWCAEPREISFFHVLFYLASGGGYEQLMETRGCAQDARFADGADAVAHALAKSLGGRVRLGEPVLSLRQTAHGVEAYTGRTVVRARRAVVAVPPAVIERIAFDPALPVARRGWVHHSPMGRVAKVHAVYEEPFWRAAGRSGIATLYGDSPVGVVFDNSPEDASRGVLVAFVYGDRLDRWSAGTDTERRHGVLAALSAVAGPRAGQPIDYVEKIWPRTGWTVGGYECFLTPGGWTRHGRDGWREPSGLVHWAGTETASVWNGYIDGAISSGERAAAEVISALAAVGHLG from the coding sequence GTGACGACACCTGACACTTCTGCCGTGGACACCGACGTCGTGGTCGTGGGCGCCGGATACGCGGGACTGACCACCGCGTGGCGGCTGGCCGAGGCCGGCGTCGACGTGGTCGTACTGGAGGCCGCCGACCGCGTGGGCGGCCGAGTGTTCAGCCAGATGACCCCGTCCGGGGTGCGCGTCGACCACGGAGGACAGTGGATCGGGCCGAGCCAGCGACGGTTCCACGCGCTGGCGGCCCGGTTCGGCTGCCGGACGTTCCCGACCTGGGAGGCCGGCCGGCACACCGAGATCCGCGCCGACGGCACCCGCGTCGACTACGCGGGCGGCGCACCGGACACCGGACCGGGCATCGACGAGTACGACCGCGTCACCGCCCTGCTGGACGACCTCGCCCGCACCGTCGACCTCGAACTGCCTTGGTCCACCCCGCGGTTCGCCGAGTTCGACGCCCTGTCGGCCGAGGACTTCTTCCGCGCGCAGACCGACGACGAGGACGCGCTGGCGCGGCTGGCGCTCGCGATCCAGGGCGTCTGGTGCGCCGAACCGCGCGAGATCTCCTTCTTCCACGTGCTGTTCTACCTGGCCTCGGGCGGCGGCTACGAGCAACTGATGGAGACCCGCGGCTGCGCCCAGGACGCCCGGTTCGCCGACGGGGCGGACGCGGTGGCCCACGCGCTCGCGAAGTCACTGGGCGGGCGGGTACGGCTCGGCGAACCGGTGCTGTCCCTCCGACAGACCGCGCACGGGGTGGAGGCGTACACCGGCCGCACCGTCGTCCGCGCGCGCCGGGCCGTGGTCGCCGTACCCCCGGCCGTGATCGAACGCATCGCGTTCGACCCCGCGCTGCCCGTCGCGCGGCGCGGCTGGGTGCACCACTCCCCGATGGGACGCGTCGCCAAGGTGCACGCCGTCTACGAGGAACCCTTCTGGCGCGCGGCGGGACGCTCCGGGATCGCGACGCTCTACGGCGACAGCCCGGTCGGCGTCGTCTTCGACAACTCACCCGAGGACGCCTCGCGCGGCGTACTCGTCGCGTTCGTCTACGGCGACCGGCTCGACCGCTGGTCCGCCGGCACCGACACGGAGCGCCGCCACGGAGTGCTGGCCGCACTGTCCGCGGTCGCCGGACCCCGGGCCGGACAGCCCATCGACTACGTCGAGAAGATCTGGCCGCGGACCGGCTGGACCGTCGGAGGCTACGAGTGCTTCCTGACCCCGGGCGGCTGGACCCGGCACGGCAGGGACGGATGGCGCGAGCCGTCCGGGCTCGTCCACTGGGCGGGGACGGAGACCGCCTCGGTGTGGAACGGCTACATCGACGGGGCGATCTCGTCGGGAGAGCGTGCCGCGGCCGAGGTGATCAGCGCCCTGGCGGCCGTCGGACATCTGGGGTGA
- a CDS encoding MFS transporter, producing MPLALLALALVAFGIGTTEFATMGLLPQIAHGVGVSVPHAGNLVSAYALGVVVGAPVLTGIGARIAHKRLLLLLSALFVVGNVASALAPNFGLLFAARFLAGLPHGALFGVGAVVASRLVAPERAGRAVSRMFLGLTVANIVGVPAGTALGQHLGWRYAYCAVAVIGLVALAALAAFVPHQPRGSQAGIRQELRAMSNRQVALGLATAVVGFGGFFAVYSYLVPILTHLTGLSDSSTTWVLALYGIGMTLGTLIAGPLTDRALRPTLYGGLFLLGATLVAFYFTVHSTVPALVTLAFMGAMGALVTTPVQMLLMAKAKNAPTMAAASNHSAFNLANAGGAWLGGLAISAGWGWASPALVGATLAAAGLGLAVFAGLTDRDSGSSALITSSSALPPSEPLPTTSQARTGGDA from the coding sequence ATGCCACTGGCCCTGCTGGCCCTTGCCCTCGTCGCGTTCGGAATCGGAACGACCGAGTTCGCCACGATGGGACTGCTGCCCCAGATCGCCCACGGCGTCGGCGTGTCCGTGCCGCACGCAGGCAACCTCGTCTCCGCTTACGCGCTCGGTGTCGTCGTCGGGGCACCCGTCCTGACCGGCATCGGCGCGCGCATCGCCCACAAACGGCTCCTGCTCCTGCTGTCCGCACTGTTCGTGGTCGGCAACGTCGCCTCCGCTCTCGCCCCGAACTTCGGCCTGCTGTTCGCCGCACGGTTCCTGGCGGGCCTGCCCCACGGAGCACTGTTCGGCGTGGGCGCCGTCGTGGCCTCCCGGCTGGTCGCCCCCGAACGCGCCGGGCGGGCCGTGTCGAGGATGTTCCTCGGACTCACCGTCGCCAACATCGTCGGCGTCCCGGCCGGCACCGCCCTCGGGCAGCATCTCGGCTGGCGGTACGCCTACTGCGCGGTCGCCGTCATCGGCCTTGTCGCGCTGGCGGCGCTGGCCGCTTTCGTCCCCCACCAGCCCCGCGGCAGCCAGGCCGGCATCCGGCAGGAACTACGGGCGATGAGCAACCGGCAGGTCGCCCTGGGCCTGGCCACCGCCGTCGTGGGATTCGGCGGTTTCTTCGCCGTCTACAGCTACCTGGTACCGATCCTCACCCACCTCACCGGCCTCTCCGACTCCTCCACGACATGGGTCCTCGCGCTCTACGGCATCGGAATGACGCTGGGCACACTGATCGCGGGCCCGCTCACCGACCGGGCCCTGCGCCCGACGCTGTACGGCGGCCTCTTCCTGCTCGGCGCGACGCTCGTGGCGTTCTACTTCACCGTCCACAGCACCGTCCCCGCCCTGGTGACCCTCGCCTTCATGGGCGCGATGGGCGCCCTGGTCACCACCCCCGTGCAGATGCTGCTCATGGCCAAGGCGAAGAACGCCCCCACGATGGCCGCGGCCTCCAACCACTCCGCCTTCAACCTGGCCAACGCCGGCGGCGCCTGGCTCGGCGGCCTGGCCATCTCCGCCGGCTGGGGCTGGGCCTCACCGGCCCTGGTCGGCGCGACGCTCGCCGCGGCCGGCCTGGGCCTGGCCGTCTTCGCGGGCCTCACGGACCGCGATTCCGGCAGCTCCGCACTGATCACTTCCTCGTCGGCCCTGCCCCCGTCGGAGCCTTTGCCGACGACGTCTCAAGCGCGGACCGGCGGCGACGCGTAA